The following coding sequences lie in one Streptomyces ortus genomic window:
- a CDS encoding response regulator, whose protein sequence is MNTPTSLIRVVVADDHVVVRTGFAALLDSQPDFTVVQTASSGAEAVRVCREVSPDVVLMDIRMPEMDGIEATRQLVGSSPDGAGVPRVLILTTFDLDEYVYDALRAGASGFLLKEVTAERLFDAVRVVAAGDALLAPGITRRLISEFALMPARPDATPPPGMKALTAREREVLLLVAEGLSNPEIGARLVVSEETVKTHVSRILGKLALRDRTQAVIAAYETGLVVPGTRKPE, encoded by the coding sequence ATGAACACCCCGACCTCGCTGATCCGGGTCGTCGTCGCCGACGACCACGTCGTGGTCCGCACCGGCTTCGCCGCGCTGCTCGACAGCCAGCCCGACTTCACCGTCGTACAGACCGCGTCGTCCGGAGCGGAAGCGGTACGGGTCTGCCGCGAGGTCTCGCCGGACGTCGTCCTCATGGACATCCGCATGCCCGAGATGGACGGCATCGAGGCCACCAGGCAGCTCGTCGGCTCCTCGCCCGACGGCGCCGGCGTACCGCGCGTCCTCATCCTGACGACGTTCGACCTCGACGAGTACGTGTACGACGCACTGCGCGCCGGAGCCAGCGGCTTCCTCCTCAAGGAGGTCACCGCGGAACGCCTTTTCGACGCCGTACGCGTGGTCGCCGCCGGGGACGCCCTGCTCGCCCCCGGCATCACCCGCCGGCTCATCAGCGAGTTCGCCCTGATGCCCGCACGGCCCGACGCCACGCCGCCACCCGGAATGAAGGCGCTCACCGCACGCGAGCGAGAGGTCCTGCTGCTCGTCGCCGAGGGCCTCTCCAACCCGGAGATCGGCGCCCGGCTCGTCGTCAGCGAGGAGACGGTGAAGACACACGTCAGCCGCATCCTCGGGAAGCTCGCGCTGCGCGACCGCACGCAGGCCGTGATCGCCGCATACGAAACGGGACTCGTCGTACCCGGCACCCGCAAGCCGGAATAG
- a CDS encoding ABC transporter ATP-binding protein has protein sequence MKVTVQAPADEPPPEGNPQGPEGHQRIRPGIVRRIVPYAKPYRFRLLFLIAASALGAVVTAASPLLFGVIIDKGITPRKTDVVIAVAGALLALALLEALTTYWQAKLSAQIGEGLIYDLRTAVFGHVQAQPLAFFTRSQTGSLVSRLNTDVIGAQQAITVLMAETVNTMLTLVLVLAAMFYLSWQLSLIALVMIPFFLFPGKIIGRRMQRLARGTMQLNAEMGSLMSERFNVAGAMLNKLYGRPAHESAVFAGRAADVRDIGVKTNVTAQLLGIVMGLTASVTLALLFGIGGLLVVDDAFALGTLVSLVTLVGRLYTPIQQLSSVQANAMTALVSFDRVFEILDLEPLVKERPGATALPGAGATTGRPARGGAPGTAAPEIEFDKVSFRYPAAGEVSLASLESITLPTSERGDDALILDEISFRAPAGKLTALVGRSGAGKTTITNLMPRFYDPVSGSVRIAGHDLRDVTLASLQDTVGVVTQDAHLFHETIRANLMYARPDATERDLVEACGAARIWDTVATLPNGLDTVVGDRGFRLSGGEKQRIALARLLLKAPPVVVLDEATAHLDSESEAAIQRALRTALAGRTSVVIAHRLSTIREADQILVIDGGRIRERGTHDSLLSDGGLYADLYDTQFARQKTAADDTVLDIAGPGR, from the coding sequence GTGAAAGTGACGGTACAGGCTCCGGCCGACGAGCCGCCGCCCGAGGGAAATCCTCAGGGCCCGGAAGGCCATCAGAGAATTCGCCCCGGAATAGTCCGGAGGATTGTTCCCTATGCGAAACCGTACCGATTTCGACTGCTGTTCCTGATAGCCGCGTCCGCGCTGGGCGCGGTCGTCACCGCGGCCAGCCCCCTGTTGTTCGGCGTCATCATCGACAAGGGCATCACCCCGCGGAAGACGGACGTCGTGATCGCGGTGGCCGGAGCACTGCTCGCCCTGGCTCTGCTCGAAGCCCTCACGACGTACTGGCAGGCGAAACTCTCCGCGCAGATCGGCGAGGGCCTCATCTACGACCTCCGTACAGCCGTGTTCGGACACGTCCAGGCACAGCCCCTCGCGTTCTTCACCCGGTCCCAGACCGGATCGCTCGTCAGCAGGCTCAACACGGACGTCATCGGGGCACAGCAGGCGATCACCGTCCTGATGGCCGAGACCGTCAACACCATGCTGACGCTCGTCCTCGTCCTCGCCGCGATGTTCTACCTCTCCTGGCAGCTCAGTCTCATCGCACTGGTGATGATCCCCTTCTTCCTCTTCCCCGGAAAGATCATCGGACGCCGGATGCAGCGCCTCGCCCGGGGCACCATGCAGCTCAACGCGGAGATGGGCTCCCTGATGAGCGAGCGCTTCAACGTCGCCGGAGCGATGCTCAACAAGCTGTACGGGCGCCCCGCCCACGAGTCCGCCGTGTTCGCGGGCCGGGCCGCCGACGTCCGCGACATCGGTGTGAAGACCAACGTGACGGCACAACTCCTCGGCATCGTCATGGGCCTCACCGCCTCGGTGACCCTCGCGCTGCTCTTCGGGATCGGCGGACTCCTCGTCGTCGACGACGCCTTCGCCCTCGGCACCCTCGTCTCCCTGGTCACGCTCGTCGGCCGCCTCTACACACCCATCCAGCAACTGTCCAGCGTGCAGGCCAACGCGATGACCGCGCTGGTCAGCTTCGACCGCGTCTTCGAGATCCTCGACCTCGAACCCCTGGTCAAGGAACGCCCGGGAGCCACCGCGCTGCCGGGCGCCGGCGCCACCACCGGCCGGCCCGCCCGCGGCGGCGCCCCGGGCACCGCCGCCCCGGAGATCGAGTTCGACAAGGTCTCCTTCCGCTACCCCGCGGCCGGCGAAGTCTCCCTCGCCTCGCTGGAGTCGATCACCCTGCCCACCTCGGAACGCGGCGACGACGCCCTGATCCTCGACGAGATCAGCTTCCGGGCGCCCGCCGGGAAACTCACGGCACTCGTCGGCCGGTCCGGCGCGGGCAAGACCACCATCACCAACCTGATGCCGCGCTTCTACGACCCTGTCTCCGGCTCCGTACGCATCGCGGGCCACGACCTCCGCGATGTCACCCTGGCCTCCCTCCAGGACACGGTCGGCGTGGTCACCCAGGACGCCCACCTGTTCCACGAGACCATCCGGGCCAACCTCATGTACGCCCGCCCCGACGCCACCGAACGCGACCTGGTCGAAGCCTGCGGGGCGGCCCGGATCTGGGACACCGTCGCCACCCTGCCCAACGGCCTCGACACCGTCGTCGGCGACCGAGGATTCAGGCTCTCGGGCGGCGAGAAGCAGCGCATCGCCCTGGCCCGGCTGCTCCTCAAGGCCCCGCCCGTCGTCGTACTCGACGAGGCCACCGCCCACCTGGACTCGGAATCCGAGGCCGCCATCCAGCGGGCCCTCAGAACAGCGCTGGCCGGCCGCACCTCCGTGGTCATCGCCCACCGGCTCTCCACCATCCGCGA
- a CDS encoding sensor histidine kinase: MSELPHAGALSGAVLGLLAVLESLAEFVGAHGSIPRLFADATAQAGPHGSAAGVQFAMVVGLLCLSTALPLVFLRPLAAGLTVTAASIGSLLIFETLTLAGLAAQLVAQYRLGRGGSLLPAALLGTPFLVLALTGPDDTDYRVRAVLVAALAPLAAFTGLVARSHEQNRQHSAIRAVMDGTQWENAARGERVRIVRELHDVVGHHISMIAVQAETARMATAGMPAEGAERLLGIGDTARAALNEMRRLLGVLREDTESVTGGDRRPQPDLGQLHELLEEARKASATSIRLILSGSPRTLDPGIELAAYRIVQESLTNARKHATGAAVDVELTYADETLRVRVRDNGPGPPPDLTTGGYGLLGMRERASAVGGDVQTGSAFGGGGFVVEARFPAKTEETP; encoded by the coding sequence GTGTCCGAACTACCGCACGCGGGTGCGCTGTCCGGGGCCGTCCTCGGGCTCCTCGCGGTCCTGGAATCGCTCGCCGAGTTCGTCGGCGCCCACGGTTCGATTCCCCGGCTGTTCGCCGACGCCACCGCGCAGGCCGGCCCGCACGGCAGCGCGGCGGGCGTGCAATTCGCCATGGTGGTCGGGCTGTTGTGCCTGTCCACGGCCCTGCCCCTGGTTTTCCTGCGCCCTCTGGCCGCCGGGCTCACCGTCACCGCGGCGAGCATCGGCTCGCTCCTGATCTTCGAGACACTGACCCTCGCCGGGCTCGCCGCCCAGCTCGTCGCCCAGTACCGGCTCGGCCGCGGCGGCTCCCTCCTGCCCGCCGCGCTGCTCGGCACACCCTTCCTCGTGCTGGCCCTGACCGGACCCGACGACACCGACTACCGCGTACGGGCCGTGCTCGTCGCGGCGCTGGCCCCGCTGGCCGCCTTCACCGGACTCGTCGCCCGCTCCCACGAGCAGAACCGGCAGCACAGCGCCATCCGCGCGGTCATGGACGGCACCCAGTGGGAGAACGCGGCCCGCGGCGAACGCGTCCGCATCGTCCGTGAACTGCACGACGTCGTCGGCCACCACATCTCCATGATCGCCGTACAGGCCGAGACCGCCCGGATGGCCACCGCCGGTATGCCCGCCGAGGGCGCCGAACGCCTGCTCGGCATCGGGGACACCGCCCGCGCGGCCCTGAACGAGATGCGCCGGCTGCTCGGCGTGCTCCGCGAGGACACCGAGTCGGTCACCGGCGGCGACCGGCGACCCCAGCCCGACCTGGGACAGCTCCACGAACTGCTCGAAGAGGCACGCAAGGCGTCCGCCACGTCCATCCGCCTCATCCTGAGCGGATCGCCGCGGACGCTGGACCCGGGCATCGAACTCGCCGCCTACCGCATCGTCCAGGAATCCCTCACCAACGCCCGCAAACACGCCACCGGCGCCGCCGTCGACGTGGAGCTCACCTACGCCGACGAAACCCTGCGCGTGCGCGTCCGCGACAACGGCCCGGGACCGCCGCCCGACCTGACCACCGGCGGATACGGCCTCCTCGGCATGCGGGAACGCGCGTCGGCGGTCGGCGGCGACGTACAGACCGGTTCGGCGTTCGGCGGCGGCGGGTTCGTCGTCGAGGCGCGATTCCCCGCCAAGACGGAAGAGACCCCATGA